The Thermoanaerobaculia bacterium genome window below encodes:
- the truA gene encoding tRNA pseudouridine(38-40) synthase TruA, translating into MRYRATLAYVGTFFHGWQVQENAPRTVQAVVESALGRVLGAPVRVHGSGRTDAGVHADGQVAHFDGPPLPPAGIVAAVNVRLPWDVRALDLGVVSDDFHARSSASGKRYVYRFSRERVIPPRQALFRAPLSARADAGLMAAAASRLVGVRDFFPFSTAGTETESTVRELFGCEVLEAGPEIEIRMTANGFLRGMARAIAGTLADAGRGRIGPERIDAIFAGNDKTLVSAKAKPRGLTLEKVFYPGDPGASAAAPVSPSPAVRYGS; encoded by the coding sequence ATGAGGTACCGCGCGACCCTCGCCTACGTCGGCACGTTCTTCCACGGCTGGCAGGTGCAGGAGAACGCCCCGCGCACCGTCCAGGCGGTCGTCGAGTCGGCGTTGGGCCGCGTGCTCGGGGCTCCGGTCCGGGTGCACGGCTCCGGCCGGACCGATGCCGGGGTCCATGCGGACGGCCAGGTCGCGCATTTCGACGGTCCGCCGCTCCCCCCGGCGGGAATCGTGGCGGCCGTGAACGTCCGGCTTCCGTGGGACGTCCGGGCGCTCGATCTCGGCGTCGTTTCGGACGATTTCCACGCTCGATCGAGCGCGTCCGGAAAGCGGTACGTGTACCGGTTCTCGCGAGAACGCGTCATCCCTCCCCGGCAGGCGCTGTTTCGCGCGCCTCTCTCGGCCCGCGCGGACGCCGGCCTCATGGCGGCCGCCGCTTCCCGCCTCGTCGGCGTCCGGGACTTCTTTCCGTTCTCGACGGCCGGAACCGAGACGGAATCGACGGTCCGCGAGCTCTTCGGCTGCGAGGTGCTCGAGGCGGGGCCGGAAATCGAGATCCGGATGACCGCGAACGGCTTTCTGCGCGGGATGGCGCGCGCGATCGCCGGAACGCTGGCGGACGCGGGGCGGGGACGGATCGGGCCGGAACGGATCGACGCCATTTTCGCGGGCAACGACAAGACTCTCGTCTCGGCCAAGGCGAAGCCGCGGGGACTGACGCTCGAGAAGGTGTTCTATCCGGGAGATCCGGGCGCCTCCGCCGCCGCGCCGGTCTCGCCTTCTCCCGCTGTACGATACGGCTCGTGA
- a CDS encoding phosphatidate cytidylyltransferase, whose translation MRLQRELSAAVAIPAVLAILWFAPPQAFGALVAVLGLGTLAEFYRLAEKSGIPVPKWLALAIAAAILAATVVPAPSPSGLTVAGGIFGSAAIFATALMLSGIPLAQALSGTAVATLGLPLVVFPCCALIWLDRVNLAGASGRFGPRLILFLLVTIWGCDSFAYYVGRNFGRHKLAPAVSPKKTIEGSIGGFAGSILIAVGAAALFIPEFRLPEAAIIGGLASTAGQIGDLVESMFKRGAGVKDSGVFLPGHGGFYDRVDSLLFAAPVLCGAVLVKMAVAS comes from the coding sequence ATGCGCCTGCAGCGCGAGCTCTCGGCGGCGGTCGCCATTCCTGCCGTCCTCGCGATCCTGTGGTTCGCGCCGCCGCAGGCGTTCGGCGCTCTCGTCGCCGTGCTCGGGCTCGGGACGCTCGCCGAGTTCTACCGGCTCGCGGAGAAATCGGGGATCCCCGTCCCGAAATGGCTCGCGCTCGCGATCGCGGCGGCGATCCTCGCCGCGACCGTCGTTCCCGCGCCCTCTCCCTCCGGCCTGACGGTCGCCGGCGGGATCTTCGGCTCCGCGGCGATCTTCGCGACCGCGCTGATGCTCTCCGGGATTCCGCTCGCCCAGGCCCTCTCGGGAACCGCCGTCGCGACGCTCGGACTGCCGCTCGTCGTCTTCCCCTGCTGCGCGCTCATCTGGCTCGACCGGGTGAACCTGGCCGGCGCGTCGGGACGATTCGGGCCGAGGCTGATCCTGTTCCTCCTCGTGACGATCTGGGGCTGCGATTCGTTCGCGTATTACGTCGGCAGGAACTTCGGGCGGCACAAGCTCGCGCCCGCGGTTTCCCCGAAGAAGACGATCGAAGGTTCGATCGGGGGGTTCGCGGGATCGATCCTGATCGCGGTCGGGGCCGCCGCGCTCTTCATCCCGGAGTTCCGCCTGCCGGAAGCCGCGATCATCGGCGGTCTCGCGTCGACCGCCGGGCAGATCGGCGATCTCGTCGAGTCGATGTTCAAGCGCGGCGCGGGTGTGAAGGATTCCGGCGTCTTCCTCCCCGGCCACGGCGGCTTCTACGATCGCGTCGATTCCCTGCTCTTCGCAGCTCCGGTCCTCTGCGGAGCCGTCCTCGTGAAGATGGCGGTCGCGTCGTGA
- a CDS encoding isoprenyl transferase: MKDRQLLASPGSVEESLLSGIDPKRLPRHIAIIMDGNGRWAKQRGKPRVEGHRAGIASVREAVETCARLELDALTLYAFSVENWKRPRFEVVTLMTLLKEYLRKELATLVENDIRFRVVGRMNELDPSVQKELIRGLAATSTCRGMTFNIALNYGGRTEIVDACRSLATDVAAGRLTPEQIDEETLGSRLGTAGIPDPDLLIRTSGEMRVSNFLLWQIAYSEIWVTQTFWPDFRKKDLYEAILDFQKRERRYGGVLENHGLPA; the protein is encoded by the coding sequence GTGAAGGATCGCCAACTCCTGGCTTCTCCGGGATCCGTCGAGGAGTCGCTGCTCTCGGGGATCGACCCGAAGCGCCTGCCGCGCCACATCGCGATCATCATGGACGGCAACGGCCGCTGGGCGAAGCAGCGCGGCAAGCCGCGCGTCGAGGGACATCGCGCCGGGATCGCCTCCGTGCGCGAAGCGGTCGAGACCTGCGCGCGTCTCGAGCTCGACGCGCTGACGCTCTACGCCTTCTCGGTCGAGAACTGGAAGCGGCCGCGCTTCGAGGTCGTCACCCTGATGACGCTGCTCAAGGAGTACCTGCGCAAGGAGCTCGCGACTCTCGTGGAGAACGACATCCGCTTCCGCGTCGTCGGGCGGATGAACGAGCTCGACCCGTCGGTCCAGAAGGAGCTGATCCGGGGGCTCGCCGCGACCTCGACCTGCCGCGGGATGACGTTCAACATCGCGCTGAACTACGGCGGCCGCACCGAGATCGTCGACGCCTGCCGGTCGCTCGCGACCGACGTCGCCGCGGGCCGCCTCACGCCCGAGCAGATCGACGAGGAAACTCTCGGCTCCCGGCTCGGGACGGCGGGCATTCCCGATCCCGACCTCCTGATCCGCACGTCGGGCGAGATGCGCGTCTCGAATTTCCTCCTCTGGCAGATCGCGTACTCCGAAATCTGGGTGACGCAGACCTTCTGGCCCGATTTCCGGAAGAAGGATCTCTACGAGGCGATCCTCGATTTCCAGAAACGCGAGCGGCGCTACGGCGGCGTGCTCGAGAACCACGGCCTTCCGGCCTGA
- a CDS encoding 1-deoxy-D-xylulose-5-phosphate reductoisomerase (catalyzes the NADP-dependent rearrangement and reduction of 1-deoxy-D-xylulose-5-phosphate (DXP) to 2-C-methyl-D-erythritol 4-phosphate) translates to MRSIALLGATGSIGRSTLDVVASFPERFRVVALAAGRKLEPLADAVRRYRPEIVSVEREEDVA, encoded by the coding sequence GTGAGATCGATCGCCCTGCTCGGCGCCACCGGCTCGATCGGGCGTTCGACGCTCGACGTGGTCGCGTCGTTCCCCGAGCGCTTCCGGGTCGTCGCGCTCGCGGCGGGACGAAAGCTCGAGCCGCTGGCCGACGCCGTGCGGCGATACCGGCCGGAGATCGTCTCGGTCGAGCGCGAAGAGGACGTCGCG